The Wolbachia endosymbiont of Spodoptera picta genome segment AGCAGATAAAGGTAGAAGTATTTCATGTTTTTATTTATATTGACAGTATGTGTAACATCATTTACGATTAGTGTTACTAACAATAATTGATATTTGTCATGTTTGCAGTAATCGAAACTGGTGGAAAGCAGTATTTAGTAAAAAAAGGCAGCATAATTAAAGTAGAAAGATTACAAGCTGAAGAAAAAGAGGAAGTAGAAATCAATAAAGTGATTTGTGTTTCAAGTAATGGCTTATCTTGTTCATCTAATGCTGTTGTTAAAGCTGAAGTACTGGAGCAGTGTAGAGATAAAAAAATTATAATCTTTAAGAAAAAGAGAAGAAAAAATTACCGTAGGAAAAATGGTCATAGGCAGTATATTACTGTTCTTCGTATCAATGAAATTCGTCTTCAAAAGTAAGAGGTAAGATATGGCAACTAAAAAATCAGGTGGTAGTTCCTGTAATGGCAGAGATTCGGCAGGGCGTCGGCTCGGGATAAAGAAGAATGGTGAGGTTATTCCAGGTAACATAATTGTACGTCAAAGAGGTACAAAATTTCATCCTGGAAAGAATGTTGGTATGGGTAAAGATCATACGATTTTTGCTAAAACGAAAGGCTGGGTGAGTTTTAGAAAATCAGCAAATAAAAAGACGTTTATTGATGTTGTGCCTACAGATGATATGCAAGCCTTGGCTTGAATAGATACGGGTCTGTAGCTCAGGTGGTTAGAGCGCACGCCTGATAAGCGTGAGGTCGGAGGTTCAACTCTTCCCAGACCCACCATTTAAATTTGCAATAGTTTTGATATCGTGTAACTAAGCGATGGTTTTACATAAGAATTCAGTAACCAGTGAATCAGTAGCAGCCGGTCATCCAGACAAAGTAGCAGACCAGATTTCAGATGCAATACTTGACGAATACCTTTTTAATGACTCTTCCTCTCGTACTGCAATAGAGACTTTGGTTACTAAAGATAATGTTATTATAGCTGGGGAAGTATTTGGGCCGAACATTGAAAATAGCAAGATTGAAAGTATTGTACGGAATACAATAAAAGATATTGGTTATGAGCATGATGGTTTCCACTGGGAAACAGTGAAAGTAAATATATTACTACATGAACAATCAAATGACATTGCAATAGGTGTGGATCAAGGTGCTGGGGATCAGGGCATAATGTATGGCTATGCAACAATAGAGACAGAAAGCCTCATGCCAGCACCCATTTTTTATGCACACTCGATTCTGAGAAATATTATGAGTATGGTCAAAGAGGTAAAGCTTGGTCCGGATGCAAAATCGCAAATCGCTTTGGCGTATGAGAATAACCTTCCAGTGCGTGCTGAAAGTATTGTTGTTTCAATACAGCATCTTGAGGATCTGAGTCAATCGAAAGTGAAGGAAATAATTTATCCTTACATAGCTTCATCTTTACCTGAAGGGTGGATGTGCCCTAAAGAAAATCTCTTAGTCAATCCAACAGGTAGATTTGTTATTGGTGGACCAGTTGGTGATTGTGGATTAACCGGACGAAAAGTTATGGTTGATACTTATGGAGGCTATATTCCACACGGTGGAGGAGCGTTTTCTGGAAAAGATGCAACAAAAGTTGATAGATCCGCAGCTTATATGGCGAGATACCTTGCTAAAAATATTGTCTTTGCAGGTTTAGCTGAACGTTGTCTTGTGCAGCTTTCTTATGCAATTGGTGTCTCAAAACCTACTTCATTTTACATTGATACATTTGGCACGAATACAATAGATGAAGAGAGGATTAAAGGGTTTATTGAAGGTAACATAGATTTATCAACTAAAGGCATAATAAGACATTTATCACTTAATCGTCCTATATATAAACGTACAGCCTGCTATGGGCATTTTGGTAAAGAATCGGAAAGTGATGGTGGATTTTCTTGGGAAGGTGTGGACTTATCTACTGATTTTTGTAAAGAATTTAATATAGAAGAAGAAAAGAGAGAATTTCTTTAAACTATTAAACTCTTTTATTTCTAGCTTGATACTGATATAATAACTTATTATAAATTGTAAGTAACTTTTTAGTAACTATACTAGTTTTAATACTTATGAGGCTTACAAGATGTCCGACAAACCAAAAGAAGAATTTTATGATATTGCTATAAAAGAATCATCTGATCTTATTGAGGAAATAAAAGAACATCCTTTCAATGTTGAATTGATAAACAATACGCTAGATTATGAAAAGTTCAAAATTTATCTTCAGCAGGATTTTTTATATTTAGTGGACTGTACTCGTGCTTTATTGATTATTGCATCTAAAGTTGATGACATTGAAATAATGAGCAGTTTGGTTAATGTAGCAAGGGGAACATTTGCGGTTCGAAAGCAGTATACTGAATATTTTGAGACTTGTGATTTATCCGATAATCATAAAAAATCAGAATCTTGTTCTGCTTTCACTGACTTTTTTATGCGTGCTGCATATCATAATTCTGTTGCTGAAGCTTTAGCAGCGTCTTGTCCTTGTTTTAATATATACCAAATTATTATAAATCATATGGTAGGAGAGGTTATGCCTAAAAAAATTGAAGATCACAGATATCAAGGGTGGATTGATATTTATAATAACACAGTAATGAATGCTACGATTAATCAAGTTACTGACGTTGCAAATAATCTATATGCAAAGGCTGGTGATTGTGAGAGGAAAAAGATGCGTGAGTTTTTTAAGAGAGGTCTAGAGCTAGAAATAATGTTTTGGGATGAGATATATTCTCTAGCATAGTCTGTAGTATTAACACTAAATTATATTCTAGTTTATGTGATGTTTAGTGGTATAATTAAGAGTTATTATGGGTCAAATCTTTTAAAGGATATTATTGAGCATCCTTTCAATGTTGAGTTAGCAAATAATACTTTAAACATAGAAAATTTCAAGTTTTATATACAACAAGATGCATTTTTTGTAGCTGATTATGTTCGTACTGTTTTAATTATTGCATCAAAAATGGAGAGTTGTAACAACATTGTTCCATTGATTGAGGTGGCTCAAGGAGGAATAGAGATTATAAGAGTGTTATGCGACCACTACTTTGCTGTATACTCCATAAATCGTGGAGAAAAGTCGCTAGAGTGTTTCAATTTTACTAACTTTCTTTTGTCTACTTCGTATAGCGAAATTTATGAAGCTGTAACAGTTATTTACTCTTGCCATTTTATATATAAAGTTGCTATTGGTAGTATGAGAAGTAAAATTAAAAAAAATAATAGGTATAAGGATTGGTTTGATTTTTTTGGCAGTAGCTTGATGGAATCTGGATGTGTTGCTTTGGAAGGTATTGTTGACGAGTATTGTAACAAAGTAAGGGAAAGTGAAAGGACCAGAATGCTTGAATTATTTAAAATAACTGCACAATTTGAGTTAGGCTTTTGGAATAGCGCATATAATTTTTCAAAATTTGATCAAGATTTTAAGAAATATTGACAATTTTAAGCTAATTTGTATGCTTGGTACGTATTTTTGAAGATGATATGAAAAGTAAAGAACATGATTTTCATTTAGTAGACCCAAGTCCCTGGCCAATTGCTATATCAGCAGCAATTCTTGTTCTTGCACTTGGATTAGTTGGTACACTCCATAAACAAATTTCTGGAATATTTGGTTTAGTTTTGGGAATCTCTGCGGTATCAGGAGTGCTGTTTTATTGGTGGAGAGATGTAATAAGAGAAGCAATTTATGATAAATGCCATACTGCCATTGTAAAACATGGACTCAAGCTTGCAATGTACTTATTTATCCTTTCGGAAGTTGTGTTTTTTATAGCGTTCTTTTGTTCATTCTTTAAAGCCTGGCTTGATCCGATCTTTTTGTTTGAAGCGTTTTCTCCTACAAAAAAAATTGAATGGCCCCCTGAAGGGATTTTACCACCTGATCCATGGTCGTTACCATTCATGAATACACTAATATTATTACTTTCTGGTACAACAATTACCTCAGCACATCATTTTTTACTTGAAAATGATAAAAAAAGCATGATTAAAATGCTGTCTATAACTATATTGCTTGGGATGTTCTTTATAATAGTGCAAGCAATCGAATATCATGAAGCAAGTTTTTCTTTACGAGAAACAGGAGAAAAACTTATTTATACATCCAACTTTTACATGATTACTGGTTTTCATTGTGTGCATGTTATAATAGGTATAATATTTTTGTCAGTATGTTTATTTAGAGCTCGAAAAGATCAATTTACACCTCAAGATCACTTATGCTTTGAGTTTGCTTCTTGGTATTGGCACTTTGTCGATCTAGTCTGGATATTTTTATTTCTGTTTATTTATTGGTTAAGCCTTTATTAAGTGATTAAAATAATAGGTCTAGATCCAGGGATAAGCAAAACCGGTTGGGCCATTATCAGCCTGGAAGAAAAGAATAGTATTGAATTTTTGGGTGGTGGTGCCATATCAACTGATGGTAAATTGGGTACAGGTGAACGTCTACATATAATTTTTGAAGAATTAAAGAAAGTAATTTCTCTATATTCTCCAAATGAAGCTGCTGTAGAGAAAATTTTTGTTAATAAAAATCCAAAATCTTCACTAACTTTAGGATATGCAAGAGCAATTACAATTTTAGTATTACAAATGACGAAGTTGACCATGAATGAATATGATGCAAATTATATAAAAAAGAGCATTACCGGAGATGGTCATGCTGGTAAGGATCAGATTATATTTATGGTGAAGCAAGTAGTTAAAAACTCAAATATAAAATGTCACCATGCTGCTGACGCTCTTGCTACAGCAATTTGTCATGCTTATACGAAAAGTTCTTGTTTGATCAAGTAATTTTACGTGAATTCAGTTTAAAAAACTATTTGATGGTGTTTATCTTATCCAATGTTCGTTGCAGAATAATACATGCGGCAATTTTATCATCTATTTTCTTTGATTTTGTGATTGATATTCCGGTAATTTTTAGTGCGTGAGTTGCAAGAGATGTTGATAAACTTTCGTCTTGTAGATATATGTTTATCTTACATTTTTTTATTATTTTATTTGCGAATTGGATTATTGCTTTACACCATTCGGTCTCTTGGTCATCTATTTTGAATGGTAGTCCTATTACCATTGATCCAGCTTCATTTTCTTTGAATATTCTATACAGATAACCTAAATCTTTGCTTATATTTCTTCTGTAGTATATACTATGAGCTGTAGCTATAAGCTGTGTTTTATCACTAAATGCTACGCCTATTTGTTTTTCTCCCATATCAAGGCACATTATACGTTTATCTCTTGGAATAGACTTTAGAAATTCATCTGGATTTCTATGTAGCATCTATGAAAACATAACTTTTGTACAATTGTATTTTTGTGACAGTAAGGTATGTACAGTCTACTGGCATGATAGACATTCATCATAATTAATATCTGTTTTTTGTTGCAATATTTCACTTTTTTTGAATATGTCATGTGAGACCTTGTCAGCTCTCTGCATTGATTGTGATCTGCAGTAATATAAGCTCTTTAATCCTTTTTTCCAAGCAAGCATGTGTATTTTATGTAAGTAACGTTTATGCACATTGGCAGGTAAGAACAGATTTACTGATTGAGATTGACAAATATAAGAAGTTCTATCACTTGCATGTTCTATGATCCATTGTTGATCAAGTTCGTATGCTGTTTTAAATGTCAGTTTTTCATGCTTGCTAAGAAAATCTAAATGCTGAACAGAACCCTCATTTGTTGAAATTGAGGACCATGTTTCATCATTGTCTTGATTTTTTTCTGCTAGTAGTTTTTGCAAGAATTTATTTCGTACTACAAATGAACCTGTCAATGTCTTCTGTATAAATACGTTTGCTGCATATGGCTCTATTCCAGGGGAAGTGTT includes the following:
- a CDS encoding TenA family protein; this encodes MSDKPKEEFYDIAIKESSDLIEEIKEHPFNVELINNTLDYEKFKIYLQQDFLYLVDCTRALLIIASKVDDIEIMSSLVNVARGTFAVRKQYTEYFETCDLSDNHKKSESCSAFTDFFMRAAYHNSVAEALAASCPCFNIYQIIINHMVGEVMPKKIEDHRYQGWIDIYNNTVMNATINQVTDVANNLYAKAGDCERKKMREFFKRGLELEIMFWDEIYSLA
- a CDS encoding cytochrome c oxidase subunit 3, which gives rise to MKSKEHDFHLVDPSPWPIAISAAILVLALGLVGTLHKQISGIFGLVLGISAVSGVLFYWWRDVIREAIYDKCHTAIVKHGLKLAMYLFILSEVVFFIAFFCSFFKAWLDPIFLFEAFSPTKKIEWPPEGILPPDPWSLPFMNTLILLLSGTTITSAHHFLLENDKKSMIKMLSITILLGMFFIIVQAIEYHEASFSLRETGEKLIYTSNFYMITGFHCVHVIIGIIFLSVCLFRARKDQFTPQDHLCFEFASWYWHFVDLVWIFLFLFIYWLSLY
- the ruvC gene encoding crossover junction endodeoxyribonuclease RuvC, producing MIKIIGLDPGISKTGWAIISLEEKNSIEFLGGGAISTDGKLGTGERLHIIFEELKKVISLYSPNEAAVEKIFVNKNPKSSLTLGYARAITILVLQMTKLTMNEYDANYIKKSITGDGHAGKDQIIFMVKQVVKNSNIKCHHAADALATAICHAYTKSSCLIK
- the rpmA gene encoding 50S ribosomal protein L27 — encoded protein: MATKKSGGSSCNGRDSAGRRLGIKKNGEVIPGNIIVRQRGTKFHPGKNVGMGKDHTIFAKTKGWVSFRKSANKKTFIDVVPTDDMQALA
- the ruvX gene encoding Holliday junction resolvase RuvX, whose translation is MLHRNPDEFLKSIPRDKRIMCLDMGEKQIGVAFSDKTQLIATAHSIYYRRNISKDLGYLYRIFKENEAGSMVIGLPFKIDDQETEWCKAIIQFANKIIKKCKINIYLQDESLSTSLATHALKITGISITKSKKIDDKIAACIILQRTLDKINTIK
- a CDS encoding TenA family protein, yielding MFSGIIKSYYGSNLLKDIIEHPFNVELANNTLNIENFKFYIQQDAFFVADYVRTVLIIASKMESCNNIVPLIEVAQGGIEIIRVLCDHYFAVYSINRGEKSLECFNFTNFLLSTSYSEIYEAVTVIYSCHFIYKVAIGSMRSKIKKNNRYKDWFDFFGSSLMESGCVALEGIVDEYCNKVRESERTRMLELFKITAQFELGFWNSAYNFSKFDQDFKKY
- the rplU gene encoding 50S ribosomal protein L21, which codes for MFAVIETGGKQYLVKKGSIIKVERLQAEEKEEVEINKVICVSSNGLSCSSNAVVKAEVLEQCRDKKIIIFKKKRRKNYRRKNGHRQYITVLRINEIRLQK
- the metK gene encoding methionine adenosyltransferase — its product is MVLHKNSVTSESVAAGHPDKVADQISDAILDEYLFNDSSSRTAIETLVTKDNVIIAGEVFGPNIENSKIESIVRNTIKDIGYEHDGFHWETVKVNILLHEQSNDIAIGVDQGAGDQGIMYGYATIETESLMPAPIFYAHSILRNIMSMVKEVKLGPDAKSQIALAYENNLPVRAESIVVSIQHLEDLSQSKVKEIIYPYIASSLPEGWMCPKENLLVNPTGRFVIGGPVGDCGLTGRKVMVDTYGGYIPHGGGAFSGKDATKVDRSAAYMARYLAKNIVFAGLAERCLVQLSYAIGVSKPTSFYIDTFGTNTIDEERIKGFIEGNIDLSTKGIIRHLSLNRPIYKRTACYGHFGKESESDGGFSWEGVDLSTDFCKEFNIEEEKREFL